In bacterium, a single genomic region encodes these proteins:
- the rpiB gene encoding ribose 5-phosphate isomerase B, with product MSDANEKRGKIVMGSDHFGLPLKNMLRDYLRDKGYDVDDLGTTSAEPVDYPDIGLMVAETVGQGRYDRGVLICGTGAGMAIVANKIPGVRAVCAHDPYTAERARASNDAQIITMGSEVVGPAVAKKLIDLWLASEFQGGRSSPKVAKIARIDERYRHAPAQRI from the coding sequence ATGAGCGACGCCAACGAGAAACGCGGGAAGATCGTGATGGGCTCTGACCATTTTGGATTGCCTCTCAAGAACATGCTTCGCGACTATCTCCGGGACAAGGGCTACGACGTGGACGACCTTGGGACAACCAGCGCGGAACCCGTCGACTATCCGGATATCGGGCTCATGGTTGCGGAGACCGTCGGCCAGGGGAGATACGATCGCGGTGTGTTGATCTGCGGGACCGGCGCCGGCATGGCTATCGTCGCGAACAAGATCCCCGGGGTGCGTGCGGTGTGCGCGCACGATCCGTACACGGCGGAGCGCGCCCGCGCGAGCAACGACGCCCAGATCATCACGATGGGGAGCGAAGTCGTCGGCCCGGCCGTGGCAAAGAAGTTGATCGATCTCTGGCTGGCGAGCGAGTTCCAAGGGGGACGCTCGTCCCCGAAGGTCGCCAAGATCGCGCGGATAGACGAGCGATACCGTCATGCTCCGGCCCAGCGCATCTAG
- a CDS encoding triose-phosphate isomerase, producing the protein MGAGWKMNKRLSEAEAYAATLGDYLAENDVRVNLFIVPPFTALSTVRRALKDSNAHLGAQNMHWERGGPFTGEISPLMLKDLGVGIVELGHSERRAAFGETDFTVNRKVLAALEHSLRPLICIGETGTEREFGVAVESVTRQVKIALKGVPERTVRSVLFAYEPVWAIGESGTPADPAYANGMHETIRRAVAELYDGPVAADVPILYGGSVDLGNLAGFAGQPQVDGLFIGRASWDVTSFIKCIQAFEHARQCAAMQRRDSVAQHSR; encoded by the coding sequence CTGGGTGCCGGTTGGAAAATGAACAAGCGCCTGAGCGAGGCCGAAGCGTACGCCGCGACCCTCGGGGACTATCTCGCCGAGAACGATGTCCGGGTGAACCTCTTCATTGTGCCGCCGTTTACGGCGCTCAGCACGGTCCGCCGAGCGTTAAAAGATTCCAACGCTCACCTGGGGGCGCAGAATATGCACTGGGAACGTGGAGGCCCGTTTACCGGAGAGATTTCGCCGCTGATGCTGAAAGATCTCGGGGTCGGCATCGTCGAACTTGGGCATTCCGAACGACGCGCCGCATTCGGTGAGACCGATTTTACCGTCAACCGCAAAGTCCTCGCGGCGCTGGAGCACAGCCTGCGTCCGTTGATCTGCATCGGAGAGACTGGGACCGAACGGGAATTCGGCGTGGCGGTGGAGTCCGTGACCCGGCAGGTCAAGATCGCCCTCAAGGGTGTGCCCGAGCGCACCGTGCGGAGCGTGTTGTTTGCCTACGAACCAGTGTGGGCCATCGGAGAATCGGGAACCCCCGCGGACCCGGCATACGCCAACGGCATGCACGAAACCATCCGGAGGGCCGTGGCAGAACTCTACGACGGTCCGGTCGCGGCCGACGTTCCGATCCTCTACGGGGGCAGTGTGGATCTTGGCAATCTGGCGGGATTCGCCGGCCAGCCGCAGGTGGACGGCCTGTTCATCGGCCGGGCCTCGTGGGACGTCACCTCGTTCATCAAGTGTATCCAGGCGTTCGAGCATGCGAGGCAGTGTGCGGCCATGCAGAGGAGGGATTCCGTTGCCCAGCACTCCCGTTGA
- a CDS encoding dihydroxyacetone kinase subunit DhaK has translation MKMKKLINDPLQVADELVQGFVALNGRHFRQIPGMNVIVRRAMPQGGRVGVVIGGGSGHEPLFLEFIGKGLGDAAVQGAIFTSPGPDAILEALRSVNGGSGVLCVYGNYTGDNLNFGLAEERAAGEGITVKMVRVWDDIASAPRGQEDERRGTAADLFVIKIAGAAAERGWSLGEAYRVTAKARDNCRSLGVALSSCTLPGTDVPIFSIGDNEMMVGMGLHGEPGVESTTLKTADDTCALMIDRILPDLPFRAGDQVNLLINGYGATTMMELFIIARRAYQKLTEKGIDVYEGLAGNCCTSQEMAGCSITLMRLDDELRSLWDDPAWSPGFSRVPASLRG, from the coding sequence ATGAAAATGAAGAAGCTGATCAACGACCCCCTGCAGGTCGCGGATGAGCTGGTACAGGGATTTGTCGCCCTCAACGGCCGGCACTTCCGTCAGATACCGGGGATGAACGTCATCGTCCGGAGAGCGATGCCTCAGGGCGGCCGTGTCGGGGTCGTCATCGGCGGGGGAAGCGGCCATGAGCCTCTGTTCCTGGAGTTCATCGGCAAGGGATTGGGGGACGCGGCAGTCCAAGGAGCCATTTTCACGTCCCCCGGCCCGGATGCTATTCTCGAAGCACTCCGAAGCGTCAACGGCGGCTCCGGTGTCCTGTGTGTGTACGGCAACTACACCGGCGACAATTTGAACTTCGGCCTGGCCGAGGAGAGGGCCGCGGGGGAGGGCATCACTGTCAAGATGGTACGAGTCTGGGACGACATCGCATCGGCGCCCCGCGGCCAGGAAGACGAGCGGCGTGGAACGGCGGCCGATCTGTTCGTCATCAAAATCGCGGGCGCCGCGGCGGAGAGGGGATGGTCTTTGGGCGAGGCGTACCGGGTGACGGCAAAAGCGCGTGACAATTGTCGGTCGCTGGGGGTAGCACTGAGTTCGTGCACGCTCCCCGGGACGGACGTCCCGATCTTCAGCATCGGCGACAACGAGATGATGGTGGGCATGGGTCTCCACGGCGAGCCGGGGGTGGAAAGCACGACTCTCAAGACGGCCGACGACACGTGCGCTTTGATGATCGACCGAATCCTGCCCGATCTTCCATTCAGGGCCGGAGATCAGGTCAACCTGCTGATCAACGGCTACGGGGCGACGACCATGATGGAGTTGTTCATCATCGCCCGGCGCGCATATCAGAAGCTGACCGAGAAGGGCATCGATGTGTACGAGGGGCTGGCCGGCAACTGCTGCACGTCTCAGGAAATGGCGGGATGCTCCATCACCCTCATGCGGTTGGACGACGAGTTGCGGTCGCTCTGGGATGATCCGGCCTGGTCGCCGGGATTCAGCAGGGTGCCGGCATCGTTGCGAGGCTAG
- a CDS encoding substrate-binding domain-containing protein, translating into MMGHEREASIPRRELLKGMTATAVALGASGGLVPALNRTAEAAVMKSYRFVIVPKVVHPWFDAVVDGAKAQAKLMEEATGSKFVIDYRAPSKADVVLQNTILEQAAATKPDGITLDLLDAAGNRTVLQSIQRLGIPVVAFDSVAPEDLHITSIQNDFAEQARIADDLLIKLLGGKGKVAIMQGFPTAPNHRIRYLAHKANFAKYPGIQVVAEGIDNDSIETAHRQAIAILAAHPDLNGFVDCDAAGPIGVSLAIKEAGLTGKVLHVGLDESPKEILQYIRQGVMQASSATKPLMQGQWAVLALWMRKSGMPLPKSIDTGIWVITKDNVDTYWKT; encoded by the coding sequence ATGATGGGACATGAACGTGAGGCATCGATCCCGCGGCGTGAGCTTCTCAAGGGGATGACGGCGACGGCGGTCGCGCTTGGAGCCTCCGGCGGCCTGGTGCCGGCGCTGAATCGGACCGCGGAAGCGGCAGTCATGAAGTCGTACCGCTTCGTCATCGTTCCCAAGGTGGTTCACCCGTGGTTTGATGCGGTCGTCGACGGGGCGAAGGCTCAGGCCAAGCTCATGGAGGAAGCCACGGGGTCGAAGTTCGTCATCGACTACCGGGCTCCGTCGAAGGCGGACGTCGTCCTCCAGAACACCATCCTGGAACAGGCCGCGGCCACAAAGCCGGACGGCATCACGCTGGATCTGCTCGACGCAGCCGGCAACCGAACCGTGCTGCAGTCGATACAGCGCCTGGGGATCCCCGTCGTCGCCTTCGATTCAGTGGCACCCGAGGACCTTCACATCACCAGCATCCAAAACGATTTTGCCGAGCAGGCGCGGATCGCCGATGATCTGCTGATAAAGCTCCTGGGCGGCAAGGGCAAGGTCGCGATCATGCAGGGCTTCCCTACCGCGCCAAATCACCGGATTCGCTATCTGGCCCACAAGGCGAATTTCGCGAAGTATCCGGGGATTCAAGTTGTGGCGGAAGGCATCGACAACGACAGCATTGAGACGGCTCACAGACAAGCCATCGCCATTCTGGCCGCACATCCCGACCTGAACGGCTTCGTTGACTGCGACGCGGCGGGACCCATCGGCGTGAGCCTGGCCATCAAGGAGGCGGGCCTCACAGGGAAGGTTCTGCACGTCGGACTCGACGAATCTCCAAAGGAGATTCTGCAATACATCAGGCAGGGCGTGATGCAGGCCTCGTCGGCGACCAAGCCCCTCATGCAGGGGCAATGGGCGGTCCTCGCGCTGTGGATGCGAAAAAGCGGCATGCCGTTGCCCAAGAGCA